A portion of the Punica granatum isolate Tunisia-2019 chromosome 7, ASM765513v2, whole genome shotgun sequence genome contains these proteins:
- the LOC116215603 gene encoding LOW QUALITY PROTEIN: ornithine aminotransferase, mitochondrial (The sequence of the model RefSeq protein was modified relative to this genomic sequence to represent the inferred CDS: deleted 2 bases in 1 codon) has translation MAATKARRPLQCLLNSKALWGARRSFGAIPERSIPSSASSSSSSSSSSPSQQIISLEYEYSAHNYHPIPIVFSQAKGSSVWDPEGNKYLDFLAAYSAVNQGHCHPKIVKALQEQSEKLTLSSRAFYNDKFPVLAAQLRSIFGYDMVLPMNTGAEGVETALKLARKWGYEKKKIPKDEAIIVSCCSCFHGRTLAMISMSCDNEATRGFGPLLPGHLKVDFGDIAALEDIFKEKGNQIAGFLFEPIQGEAGVIIPPDGYLKAVRDLCSKHNILMIADEVQSGLARSGKMLACDWEEVRPDVVILGKALGGGVIPVSAVLADKHVMLCIRPGEHGSTFGGNPLASAVAVASLDVIKDEQLVERSAQMGEELRKQLAELQRQFPDYIKEVRGRGLFNAVELYGAALSPVSAYDICLKLKERGVLAKPTHNTIIRLTPPLSMSADELREGAKALHDVFEIDLPRMLRTKPENSTPNSPHVCDRCGRKMYGA, from the exons ATGGCAGCAACCAAGGCAAGGAGACCCCTTCAATGTCTGTTAAACAGCAAGGCTCTGTGGGGTGCGAGGAGGAGCTTTGGCGCCATCCCTGAACGATCCATCCCttcctctgcttcttcttcttcttcttcttcttcttcttct ccgtCTCAGCAGATCATCAGCTTGGAATATGAATACAGTGCCCACAA TTACCACCCGATTCCTATTGTATTTTCTCAAGCAAAGGGGTCATCCGTATGGGATCCTGAGGGAAACAAGTATCTGGATTTTCTTGCAGCTTACTCTGCTGTTAACCAG GGACATTGTCACCCGAAGATAGTGAAAGCGTTGCAAGAGCAGTCAGAAAAGCTGACTCTCAGCTCCAGGGCATTTTATAATGACAAGTTTCCAGTGCTTGCAGCACAATTGAGAAGCATCTTTGGGTATGATATGGTGCTTCCAATGAATACTGGTGCTGAAGGTGTGGAAACGGCCCTGAAGCTAGCAAGGAAATGGGGTTacgagaagaaaaaaatcccTAAAGATGAG GCAATCATTGTCTCGTGCTGCAGTTGCTTCCATGGCCGTACGTTGGCCATGATTTCCATGAGCTGCGACAATGAGGCTACTCGTGGTTTTGGACCCTTGTTGCCCGGTCACCTTAAAGTTGATTTTGGTGACATAGCCGCCCTAGAGGATATCTTTAAAG aaaaaggaaatcaaaTAGCGGGATTCCTCTTTGAGCCCATCCAAGGAGAGGCTGGG GTCATAATTCCTCCTGATGGCTATCTGAAAGCTGTTAGAGATCTTTGCTCGAAGCATAACATCTTAATGATCGCCGATGAAGTACAGAGTGGTCTAGCAAGGAGCGGAAAAATGCTGGCCTGTGATTGGGAAGAAGTTCGCCCTGATGTAGTG ATTCTGGGCAAAGCACTGGGAGGTGGAGTAATACCTGTCAGTGCAGTTCTTGCAGACAAACATGTGATGCTTTGTATTCGACCAGGAGAGCATGGAAG TACATTTGGGGGAAATCCTTTGGCTAGTGCTGTTGCTGTTGCCTCTCTTGATGTGATCAAGGACGAGCAGCTTGTGGAGAG ATCAGCTCAGATGGGAGAGGAGTTGAGGAAACAGTTAGCCGAGCTTCAGAGGCAATTTCCCGATTATATAAAGGAAGTACGAGGCAGAGGCCTGTTCAATGCGGTGGAGCTATATGGCGCTGCTCTGTCCCCAGTTTCTGCATACGACATCTGTCTGAAGTTGAAGGAGAGGGGAGTTCTCGCTAAGCCCACTCATAATACTATTATCAGACTCACCCCTCCTCTTTCAATGAG TGCTGACGAGCTTCGAGAAGGTGCGAAGGCTTTGCACGATGTTTTCGAGATCGATCTGCCAAGGATGCTGAGGACAAAGCCAGAAAATTCGACCCCAAATTCCCCACATGTTTGTGACCGCTGTGGCCGGAAAATGTACGGTGCATAG